A stretch of DNA from Nitrospirota bacterium:
AGAGATATTTGCAATTGCCCAAGAGCGAAGCTCTATTAAAAATGAGCTTCTCATTCAGGAGTCGATTCTTGAAAACTTAAATAAAAAACAGGACAGGATAGGACTTGAATATGAGGACTCTAAAAAACTCCTCGATGAGCTAAACTCCATGCTCGCCCAGATTGAGTCTTTGACTAACTCAAAAAGAAATGAACTCCTTAGCCTTAAGGAAAAAAAGGATTCCATTGTCGAGGAGGTCAACTCCCATAAGCAGAGGCTCGATGATTTAAGGGCATCTCTTACAAGTGCAAAGGAGGAGCTTGCAGGTGTAACATCGAGGCTTGAATCCCTGAGGGAACTCGTAGAAGGCGAGCAGGTTGTCGAGATTAGCCATATAGCCTCTGTCACGGACATAATAGATGTTCCCCCTGAATATGAAAAGGCAATTGAAAGTGGATTAAGGGAAGCCATAAAAGGGTTTATACTCAAAAGCCTCGAGGATGTAGAGCCTGCTGCAAAGCTCATCAGGGAGAAAAACTCAGAAAGGACTGCACTGATACCTATAAATAGCCCGAGCCTACATATACAAGACAAAGACCTGCCCCCGGGCTCGCTCGGAAGGGCATTGGATTTCGTAAGGACAAAGGAAGACTTCTCCGGGATAATTAAAAATCTCCTCGGTAATGTGATTGTCGTAAAAGACCTGAAGACCGCTATCAGGATGAACTCTATAGGAATGAATGAGACCCATCTTTGCATGGTGACCCTCGAAGGCGAGGTTCTGGAGCCCTCTGGTGCTGTCATTGTTGGTAGGGGCAAAGGGCTTCTGAAACTTAAAAGGCAGATAAGAGAGATTGCCTCTGAGGTAGAGGCGAAAAAAAGCCGTATACCTTCGATACAGTCCGAGATGAACCATATCCTGACATCTATCAGGGAAAAAGAAGACAGCCTCCATGAACTCGATGAAGGCATCCTTAATTGCGATAAGGAACTTGAGGCATCTAAACTTAGGTACGAAAAATGTATGGAGGACAAAGAGCGCACAGAACGGAAACTCTCCTACTTAGAAGCCGAGGCAGAGGGGATAGAAAGGGAAAAGGAAGACATAAAAAAAGCCATTGCCATTAAACAGGAAACCCTAAACCATGTGGATGAAAGAAAGAGGCAGAGCGATGAGCGAATATCTGCCCTTCAGGAGGAGATTGCAAGTCAGCTTTCCTTGAATTCGTGTAACGAAAGACTGAATTCGTTTGACAGGGAATTTAAGGAAGTAAGTAGGCTTTGCGAAGAGGTATCGCAAAAAATTCGGTTCATCGAAGAGGAATCCTCCCTGACAGAATCAAAGACAGCGGATAAAGAAACAGATCTCAGGCAAAAAGAAGCCATCCTGAAAGAAATCGCATTAAAGACAAATGATTTAACAAAAGATATATCTCTGCTACAGGAAATCATCTCCGGGGGTCTCGAAGAGGTCGATGTTAAGGAGCAGACCCTTAAGGCAATGCGGGGTAAGATAGATGCCCTTTCACACAGTCTCTCGGGGCTTGAGGTAGCAAGGGCAGAGCATAAGCTCAGGATAGAAAACCTCAGGGAAAATGCCAGGGCTAACTACGGCGTGTCTTTAGATGACCTTGTGCTTGACCCACCATTGCCCGAAGATGAGGAAAGATTAGAAAGCCTGAGGTCGAAGATTCAGGAGCTTGGCACTGTAAGTATGGGAAGCCTCGATGAATATGAGGAACTGAAAAGCCGATATGAATTTCTGATAAAACAGAAAAACGATATAGAGCAGTCCATTTCGGAGCTCGAGGAGGCTATAGTAAAGATAAACTCTACGACACGAAAAAGGCTGAAGGATGCCTATGATGCACTGAGAGCTAAGTTCGAAGAGATTTTTACCCTTCTTTTTGGAGGCGGAAGGGCAGAGCTTAATCTGACGAATGAAAACAATATTCTTGAGTCCGGCATCGATATAGTTGTTCAGCCACCTGGCAAGAGGCTTCAGAACATAAACCTGCTTTCAGGAGGAGAGAAGGTACTTGCGGCACTGGCACTTCTTTTTGGAAGCTTCCTCATAAAGCCGACCCCGCTTTGTATACTTGACGAAGCAGACTCGGCATTGGACGAAGCCAATACAGAGAAGTTCTCAAAGATGCTCAAGGAGCTTGCAATGGATACCCAGTTCATTGTGATTACGCACAACAAGATAACCATGGAGTCTGCCGACTACATCTACGGCATAACAATGGAAGAGCCCGGCTCATCGAAGGTCATCTCATTGGAGCTTATAGGGGATTAATGCACATATTTTTCGAACCTGCGAAGAACATCTATATGCAATTGCTCCGAAGGGACAATCATGAACTTTACTATATTTTTATCTTCGCTCATGGGGTCAACATACATGGAAGTAGCCGCAAAGTAGGTGTTGAAATTCCTCTTAAGCTCTGGCTCGGCATCGTAAAGGGAGAATAGGATTTCCTCAGAGAAGTGCTGTGTCTTAGACAATCTCTTTCGATTTATCTCTGTATCGGTGCTCAAATCAGCCTCTGTAACGATAATGATAGAGTCGACATAGTTCTTCATGGATGGGTCTTTCAGGATTCCGAGGAAGACCTGACTTAGCTTTCTGATGTTGTCATGTCCTTTTATGCTCGAAAGCAGGGATTTTTCGACGAGTATAAAGTCCTTTGTAACCTTTATGCCCTTGGTTTTTTTATCGCCAAATTCCTTTTCTATGTGCAGGGTTAGATTCTCCGCAAACTGCATCTTTGGTTGTGAGATTGCAAGTGCAGGCTCGAGGAACCTCTGGTTTTTTACTGCTCTGTAATAGAGGACTCCGCTCAGAAGTAAAAGACCGATAAGGGTTATGCCCAGCATAGGCCCGGAAGGAATCAGCTCTCTTATGCGACATGTCTTCATTAAAAATCAGCCTCAAGTAGTTTCAGATTCTTAAATGCAGAATCGAAGTCAGCCTCAGACACTGCCATAGGATGATGTATTGCCTTGTTTCTTAACTTCAGTACCTGCCGAAAAAGGCTTTTCTTATATTGGCTGATGCGGTGAGTGCGCTCAAGATTTTTAAGGCACTCCTGAAGTCCTTGAAATGACTTACCTAATGCCTTCCATGTAAATGTCTTAAGCCTGCTTTCGAGGTGATGCCCTAAAAGAAGAGCCGCCACAACCGTTTCGCCCTTTCTCAGATACTCTACTGCCTGCTCAGCAGAGGCGGGGGTTTTGAAAATCAGGATATTTTCCCGGGATTCGGTCTCTTCTGGAGCTATGCTTTGAATCTTCTGATAGACCTCCAGACACTTGTCAATCTCACCCCTATCAAGATGGGATTCAGCCAGAATAAAGAGGTCACGGACCTCTCTAACTGCTTCTTTCTGCTTTAATGCAAACAGATAGGCACGAAGGATTGCCTCTGTCTTGTCGTCCTTTTTATCGAGGATGTCAAAGTGTCTCAGCCAACGCTTGCCTTTGAGAAAATTATCCTTTGTAAAGCGGAAAAGCTCCTCTAACACCTCTGACTTATTAAGCTTTCCGCTTATGACAATAATGTTTAGCGTTGGGTGGCTCTCGAAAATCCCAGGCAGGGAATCGATACCCTCGTTTAGCTTGTCAAACTGAATGTCCAAGGTCATAAGGTCAAAAGGCTGTGTCTTGAGAAGCTTTAGGGCGTCTTTTATGTTTGATGCCTCGTAAAACTTAAGCTCTTTGTCTTTCTCTTGAAGTGACTTCTCTATCTCGAGCCTCAAAAGCTCTCTATCCTCGAAATCGTCATCTGCTATGAGCACCCTAAACATTTAACGTCTCCTCGACATATGGTAGATGAATTATAATTTCAGTGCCTGAGTTAGGCGCAGTGTGCTCTTTACCCACCCTGATTTTCCCTGCATGAAGCCCAATGACATACTTTGCAAAATAAAGTCCCTCACCCCAGCCACTAATCGAGATACCCTTATAAAAGCATTTATCAGCCTGCAATTCATCCATCCCTATTCCCTCATCCTTGAAAGACAAAGAGACATATCTGCGTCTGCCATCGAAATCCATTCCATAAGACAGTGTAATGCAGGCACGCTCATCCCCGGGCTTTTTGTATTTGATGGCATTGTCTAATAGGTTATCGAAGACTGTTTTTAACAGGGGCTGGGAGGCAAAAATAGTTGAGGGCGCATCTGTCTCTTTCAATTCGATATCGGCAAAGTCGGCATACTGAGATTTCAGTCCTTTCAGCATTTCCTTGAGATTGACCATTGTGAAACTTATCAGGCTTGCTTCTCGCTCATCGGAGATTTTCTTAAAAATATCTATATCGGCAAAAAGCTTACCGAGATTGCCATCGAGTCGCTCCCTGACCACAGGCGAGATGCTATCGAGAAGGTCAATCCTTCTTTTAATCCTTCCTAAGTTATTTTTGAATTCATGGCTGATTGTAGCAGATATGTAACGGATGAACTCTCCTCTCCTGGAGATCTCCTGATTCTTTATGCGGAGCATCCGATTCTCCTCTGCCCTCCTCTGTCTTTGCTGATACACATATGTCAGGTATCCGCTAAATGCCGTAAAGCACATTACCAGCACTAAAAGAGATATCTCTGCCACCCTGCCTGAGGCATCGAGGATTCCCTGCATCAAAGACAGACTCTCTGACAGGGTTGCGGTATAAGGGATTTTATAAAGCCCTTCCCACGGCATAAGATAAGGACTTAGGCTGTCAAATGGAGGGATAAACTTTCTGAAATATGTCATGACCAATAAAAGCCAGACAAACACCATTAAGCAAAACATTAATAAATTCCTGATAACTCCAATAACCTTGTGAGCCATAATTTTATTTTAACCTATTTAAATGCATTAATGCCTTAAAGTCTTAAAGTGGAGGAAGGGAATTTAGAAGTTTGTCTCTGCTTTGATGATTTGTTAAAATAAATGCCTATGAAATCTATCTTCAATAAACCTCTCCTTCACCTCATCCTTATAGCCCTCATTGGCATTCTTTCATACTCAAACACCTTCAATTCGCCCTTTCAGTGGGATGAGGAGTTTTTTATAGCCAAAAACCCTATTATCAAAGACCTCTCTTACTTTCTTGAGCCATCAAAGGCAAAAGGGCTTGAACTTTACCCCGCACTTAAAAGCAGATATATTGGTTACCTCACATTCGCACTAAACTATAAACTTCACGGTCTTGATGTCAGGGGCTATCATATCTTTAATCTTACAATTCACATCCTCAATGCCATGCTTGTGTATTTTCTTGTTGTATTGACTTTCAGGACTCCGTTTCTGTCATTGCGATGCCGAAACATCGGCAGAAGCAATCTCATCGCCCTTTTCTCCGCCCTTGTTTTTGTCTCACATCCTATTCAAACAGAGGCTGTAACATATATATTTCAGAGGCTTGCCTCGCTCTGTGCATTTTTCTATCTTTTTTCGCTTGTGCTTTATATTAAGTGGAGGCTTGCCTCCTACAACCCCCTCCCTCGAGGGGAGGGGGCGAGGGGGAGGGTGATACCTCTATTACTCTACCTTGCCAGCATTCTTTCAGCTATCCTTGCAATGAAGACAAAGGAAAATGCATTTACACTTCCTCTTGTCATTGCCCTTTATGAGTTCTTCTTCTTTAAAGGCTCTTTAGGTAAGAGAGTTCTTTATCTTATTCCCTTACTTCTGACAATGCTTATTATTCCCCTCACTCTTATAGGCATCGATAAGCCTGTTGGAGAGATAATAAGCGGGCTTGGAGATGTCACAGAAGGATATGGAGGAATATCGAGATGGGATTATCTTTTAACCCAGTTCAGAGTTGTGGTTACATATATAAGGCTTTTATTTCTACCGATAAACCAGAACATTGGTTATGATTACCCTATATCCAATTCATTTTTAAATCCACAGGTGTTTTTGTCCTTTCTTTTTCTAATTTTTGTTTTTAGCTCTGCTTTTTATTTTCTTATAAGGTCTAAGTTCTCTCCTGTATTAAGGTTTATTTCCTTTGGAATCTTCTGGTTTTTTATAACCCTTTCAGTTGAGTCCTCCATTATACCAATACCAATGTGGATTAATGAATACAGGGTTTATCTGCCTTCCGTGGGAGTATTTATAGTATTTGTCGTGGGAGCATCCATATTTCTGCAAAAAATTAAAAAACGATATCTGCAAAT
This window harbors:
- the smc gene encoding chromosome segregation protein SMC, with amino-acid sequence MRVEKIELIGFKSFTDKTAFNLHPGITCIVGPNGCGKSNVVDAFKWVLGEQSAKSLRGDKMEEVIFNGSQTKKPKGMAEVTLYVSGLGESDNGEPETTTVTRRLYRSGDSDYMLNRDICRLKDIRDLFLDTGLEVKSYSILEQDRISAILSAKPEERRFLIEEVAGVVKYKVRRAEAHSKLESSTANLQRINDIIAEVKRQINFLDRQVKKAERYKKLMEEVKLIELKTDKNNYSLLNASFNELNEQYDSHRKEDIELRTEMTKTEVEIEVAKTAYLDKEKHLDTLQSEQMTKEKQLSEIERTIAVLMADRDNLKDYLSRLSTENETSLRKIKEAEERGRNLKELKESLIDEISSLKDELGAKNEALDINEDEMSEKEGLLDSKRKEIFAIAQERSSIKNELLIQESILENLNKKQDRIGLEYEDSKKLLDELNSMLAQIESLTNSKRNELLSLKEKKDSIVEEVNSHKQRLDDLRASLTSAKEELAGVTSRLESLRELVEGEQVVEISHIASVTDIIDVPPEYEKAIESGLREAIKGFILKSLEDVEPAAKLIREKNSERTALIPINSPSLHIQDKDLPPGSLGRALDFVRTKEDFSGIIKNLLGNVIVVKDLKTAIRMNSIGMNETHLCMVTLEGEVLEPSGAVIVGRGKGLLKLKRQIREIASEVEAKKSRIPSIQSEMNHILTSIREKEDSLHELDEGILNCDKELEASKLRYEKCMEDKERTERKLSYLEAEAEGIEREKEDIKKAIAIKQETLNHVDERKRQSDERISALQEEIASQLSLNSCNERLNSFDREFKEVSRLCEEVSQKIRFIEEESSLTESKTADKETDLRQKEAILKEIALKTNDLTKDISLLQEIISGGLEEVDVKEQTLKAMRGKIDALSHSLSGLEVARAEHKLRIENLRENARANYGVSLDDLVLDPPLPEDEERLESLRSKIQELGTVSMGSLDEYEELKSRYEFLIKQKNDIEQSISELEEAIVKINSTTRKRLKDAYDALRAKFEEIFTLLFGGGRAELNLTNENNILESGIDIVVQPPGKRLQNINLLSGGEKVLAALALLFGSFLIKPTPLCILDEADSALDEANTEKFSKMLKELAMDTQFIVITHNKITMESADYIYGITMEEPGSSKVISLELIGD
- a CDS encoding response regulator; translated protein: MFRVLIADDDFEDRELLRLEIEKSLQEKDKELKFYEASNIKDALKLLKTQPFDLMTLDIQFDKLNEGIDSLPGIFESHPTLNIIVISGKLNKSEVLEELFRFTKDNFLKGKRWLRHFDILDKKDDKTEAILRAYLFALKQKEAVREVRDLFILAESHLDRGEIDKCLEVYQKIQSIAPEETESRENILIFKTPASAEQAVEYLRKGETVVAALLLGHHLESRLKTFTWKALGKSFQGLQECLKNLERTHRISQYKKSLFRQVLKLRNKAIHHPMAVSEADFDSAFKNLKLLEADF
- a CDS encoding HAMP domain-containing histidine kinase, with amino-acid sequence MAHKVIGVIRNLLMFCLMVFVWLLLVMTYFRKFIPPFDSLSPYLMPWEGLYKIPYTATLSESLSLMQGILDASGRVAEISLLVLVMCFTAFSGYLTYVYQQRQRRAEENRMLRIKNQEISRRGEFIRYISATISHEFKNNLGRIKRRIDLLDSISPVVRERLDGNLGKLFADIDIFKKISDEREASLISFTMVNLKEMLKGLKSQYADFADIELKETDAPSTIFASQPLLKTVFDNLLDNAIKYKKPGDERACITLSYGMDFDGRRRYVSLSFKDEGIGMDELQADKCFYKGISISGWGEGLYFAKYVIGLHAGKIRVGKEHTAPNSGTEIIIHLPYVEETLNV
- a CDS encoding tetratricopeptide repeat protein — protein: MPMKSIFNKPLLHLILIALIGILSYSNTFNSPFQWDEEFFIAKNPIIKDLSYFLEPSKAKGLELYPALKSRYIGYLTFALNYKLHGLDVRGYHIFNLTIHILNAMLVYFLVVLTFRTPFLSLRCRNIGRSNLIALFSALVFVSHPIQTEAVTYIFQRLASLCAFFYLFSLVLYIKWRLASYNPLPRGEGARGRVIPLLLYLASILSAILAMKTKENAFTLPLVIALYEFFFFKGSLGKRVLYLIPLLLTMLIIPLTLIGIDKPVGEIISGLGDVTEGYGGISRWDYLLTQFRVVVTYIRLLFLPINQNIGYDYPISNSFLNPQVFLSFLFLIFVFSSAFYFLIRSKFSPVLRFISFGIFWFFITLSVESSIIPIPMWINEYRVYLPSVGVFIVFVVGASIFLQKIKKRYLQIGVVFFLAIITVSLSYASYSRNSVWTSKISLWEDTVRKSPRMATAHNILALAYSSNGLVDKAIEHFQKALRLEPFFADAYNNLGIEFYKKGFVNQAIEHFQSALKVKPDFEEIHNNLGNAYYKKGLFNQAIEHFQSALRLKPDYSEAHFNLGLLYLDIGEQRKAYEEFEKTLQINPNFYQARKYLMDINKTNSPYPANYPTKQ